CGGCATATGAATCCACCGAGTCGTAGCTCTGGTCCGTCTGCTCGCGCGTCACAACGCCGCCGGTTACCTCGACCTCATAATTATAGATCGTGCCCGCAATGCCGTTTTTATCTTCCTGGGCCGTATTGAGGTGGGCAAAATGCCATTGCATATAGGCCTTTACCGCGTCATATTCCCCCGCTTTTAGCAGCCCCCAGGCCGCGATATCCGAAAAATACGGCGTTATGCTAGCCGTGCCGTCCGTTTGGCCGCGAAAGGGCAGCGCCCCGTTTTCCAGCTGTATCTCGCAAAGCCAGGCGGCCTCGCTGTGCACAAGGGCGCTGTAGTATTGCTGCTTGGCGTACAGCTCCGCCTTGCGCGCCCCGGCCAGGTGGAAGTATACCGCCGCGGCGATCATCAACACCAGCAGCACAGCGGCTACGACGCCTGTCAAAATACGGCTGCGCCTTTTCCTATATCGGTTCATGCGCTCCTTTTTCCTTACTGTATTTTGCGTCCCTCCAGCACATCGGCTATGCGCCGGCAGGCGTATCCATCGCCATAGGGGTTAGATGCCCGGCTCATCTGCCGGTAGGCCTCCGGATCGTTTAATAGCAGCGTGCAGGCATCGTAGATGGGCTGCTCCCGGACCCCTACCAGTTTGAGCGTACCGGCCGCGATACCCTCTGGCCTTTCGGTCTCCTCCCGCATCACCAGCACGGGCTTGCCCAGGGCCGGGGCCTCCTCCTGTATGCCGCCGCTGTCCGTCAATATCAGGTAGCTTCTGGCCATGATATTGTGGAAATCCAAAACATCCAACGGCTCAATGATATGGATATTCTCGCACCCGCCCAAAATATGCTGGGCCGTTTGACGCACCTTCGGGTTCATATGGATCGGATAAAGGGCCTTCACATCCGGGTTTTCCTCAATACAGCGCCGGATCGCGCGGAACATCTGCTCCATCGGCTCCCCCATATTCTCCCTGCGGTGGGCCGTGATCAGGATCAACCTGCTGCCCGCGGCCCACTCAAGCTCCGAGTGGGTATAATCTTCCCGCACGGTGTCCTTAAGCGCGTCGATGGCCGTATTCCCCGTCACAAAGATCTGCCCGGGGTCCTTCCCCTCCCGCAGCAGGTTGTCCCGCGCGGTTTCAGTGGGCGCAAAATGATAGCCGGCCACAAGCCCTATGGCCTGGCGGTTAAACTCCTCCGGAAAGGGCGAATAGATCTTATACGTCCTTAACCCCGCCTCCACGTGTCCAACGGCGATTTGGCAGTAATAGCAGCAAAGCGCCGTGCCAAATGCGGTCGTCGTATCGCCATGCACCAGCACCACATCCGGCTTTTCGGCGTCCAGTACCGCCTGCATGCTGGAAAGGATGCGCTGCGTCACGTCAAACAGGCTCTGGTTATCCTGCATGATATTCAGGTCGTACTCCGGCACAATGCCAAACGCCCCCAGCACCTGGTCCAGCATCTGCCGGTGCTGCCCGGTGACGCACACTACGACCTCCAGCGACGGCCTGCGGCGCAGTTCTGTGACCAGCGGGCACATTTTGATGGCCTCCGGCCTCGTCCCGAAGATAAGCAATACTTTTTTCTTTGGCATCGTGTCCTCCTTATTCATCCACGCAGTAGGTGTACAGCTGGTCGATATTCGCATCCAGAAAGGCGGTACGCTCCTGCAGGCATGCTTTAAGATCGCTCACCGCATCTTCAAAGCTTTCAGGGTCCCGGCTGTTGCCCTGCTCGTCTTTTGAGAGCAGGTCTTCCTCAAACGTATAGCCCCACACCTCAAAATTGCGCTGGGGCGCGTCGCCAAGGGCTTCCACATATCCATCGATCCTGGCAAGCAGTTCTTCATCGGACCACTGGCCCTGGCGCAGCTCCCGGTAGCGCGCCACGATCTTATCTACAAAAGCGCGGTCCTGCAGCAAGCGGTCGTACCAGTTGCCATCCGCCACAAAAAAGCGGTCCGTATCATAATCCGTCCAGGGGTAATTGTCAAACCCGTTGTTAAAATCCCACACGGCTAACTTGAGCTTTCCGCCAATGTTCTTGTAGATGTAGGTGGAAAGGTGGGTCGCGTCTGGGATCATGGCCAGCTCGTTGATCAGGTAATAATCCACAAACGAATCCACGTCGATATAAGCAGCATAGCCCCTGGCAGCGTCCTTAAATCCATCGGAATACAAATTTTGTTCAAAGGTGCTGATATCTTTTTCGATCCAGCTCATCTGGTTCTGCGTCAATTTGGACGCGGAAGGGTAGACCACGCTCAGTTCGTTATCGGTCTTACCCTCTCTGGTTCCGTAATCGTCGATCACGTTCTCCTCAGTACCGCTCCTGTCCCGCTTGAGCACATAGGCCGTTTCGCCAGTGAGCAGCCCAAACTCGTAGAGATTCAGCCGCGCCTTCCCATTGGTCACCGGCTCTACAGCCAGGTAAACGCCCTGGTACTCGCCGTTGACATATACCTCGCAATACCGCGAATCCGGCGCCCAGTCCATCATCTCCCGTGACAGGTCGTAGACCAGCTTGTTGCGCACCAGCGAGCGATCCAAAAAGGGGCCGTAAAGCACCCACTCGCTGTGTTCACCCATCCCGAAAAGGCCGTAATCCCGGTCATTGGTCTGGCTTTTATAAAGCTTGAGCCGGTACTGGCGCTTATCAAAGATGTAGTAAGAAGAATTCCCGCGGAGCTTGACCGTGGCCAGCGTTTCAAACGCGTTTTTCCCGCCGCTTTGCTCCTCAATACTGACATCGGCCCAGGTGGTGCTCTCCTTATAAATGCGCTCGCCCTGGGTATCGATACGCAATACCGGCAGCTCGCCGGGCTGGCGCTGCTCCTGCGCAGTGCTCTGCGCATTTTGTGCCGCGCTAACGGAGGATTGCCCCGGCTCAGACAGCAGATTCGCCGCCGTGACCGCTCCCATCAGGGCAACGCACGCCAACAGGCCGCACATTATCTTTTTCAATGGTATTACTCCTATCCGCTATCGGCTGATATCGTCCGCCTGTTCCACCAGGTTCACGTTCTGCACGCCCTCGATCTTCATCATCCTTTGTACGATGTCGATCTGCGCGCGCTCGTCCGCCTTTTTGATGGCATTGGTCCCCACCTCATAGATCAGCTCGCAATGCTCCTTGGAGGCGTTTTTCATCCTCCGGCGCACAGCCTTGCCAAAGTGTTGGAGCACCATCGCCTCGGCCCGGTTCTGGGCGGCAATATCGCAGCGCACGATCAAAAGCATCTTTCCATCCGGCCCGATCTGGCGAAAGACGATCAAAAACAGCAGGATCACCACCGAGCTGGCCGCCGCCAGAATATACTGGGATACGCCGCAGCAGATGCCCACCGCAATGCTCCAGAAAATATACGCCGCATCCCGCACGTCTTTGACCGCGGTACGGAACCGGATGATGGACAGCGCGCCCACCATACCTAAAGAAAGCGCCACGTTGTTGCTGATCACGCTCATGATCAGCGTGGTGATGATGCTGATCATCCCCAGGGTAATATTGTACTTACGGCTGTAGGCCACCCCCGTGTAGGTGATGCGGTAGGTGAA
Above is a genomic segment from Luoshenia tenuis containing:
- the wecB gene encoding non-hydrolyzing UDP-N-acetylglucosamine 2-epimerase: MPKKKVLLIFGTRPEAIKMCPLVTELRRRPSLEVVVCVTGQHRQMLDQVLGAFGIVPEYDLNIMQDNQSLFDVTQRILSSMQAVLDAEKPDVVLVHGDTTTAFGTALCCYYCQIAVGHVEAGLRTYKIYSPFPEEFNRQAIGLVAGYHFAPTETARDNLLREGKDPGQIFVTGNTAIDALKDTVREDYTHSELEWAAGSRLILITAHRRENMGEPMEQMFRAIRRCIEENPDVKALYPIHMNPKVRQTAQHILGGCENIHIIEPLDVLDFHNIMARSYLILTDSGGIQEEAPALGKPVLVMREETERPEGIAAGTLKLVGVREQPIYDACTLLLNDPEAYRQMSRASNPYGDGYACRRIADVLEGRKIQ
- a CDS encoding CotH kinase family protein, whose protein sequence is MKKIMCGLLACVALMGAVTAANLLSEPGQSSVSAAQNAQSTAQEQRQPGELPVLRIDTQGERIYKESTTWADVSIEEQSGGKNAFETLATVKLRGNSSYYIFDKRQYRLKLYKSQTNDRDYGLFGMGEHSEWVLYGPFLDRSLVRNKLVYDLSREMMDWAPDSRYCEVYVNGEYQGVYLAVEPVTNGKARLNLYEFGLLTGETAYVLKRDRSGTEENVIDDYGTREGKTDNELSVVYPSASKLTQNQMSWIEKDISTFEQNLYSDGFKDAARGYAAYIDVDSFVDYYLINELAMIPDATHLSTYIYKNIGGKLKLAVWDFNNGFDNYPWTDYDTDRFFVADGNWYDRLLQDRAFVDKIVARYRELRQGQWSDEELLARIDGYVEALGDAPQRNFEVWGYTFEEDLLSKDEQGNSRDPESFEDAVSDLKACLQERTAFLDANIDQLYTYCVDE
- a CDS encoding DUF4956 domain-containing protein, with the translated sequence MKDLILESLSNTGALDLSTILLNNGVTIIIALFIMFTYRITYTGVAYSRKYNITLGMISIITTLIMSVISNNVALSLGMVGALSIIRFRTAVKDVRDAAYIFWSIAVGICCGVSQYILAAASSVVILLFLIVFRQIGPDGKMLLIVRCDIAAQNRAEAMVLQHFGKAVRRRMKNASKEHCELIYEVGTNAIKKADERAQIDIVQRMMKIEGVQNVNLVEQADDISR